One part of the Aspergillus luchuensis IFO 4308 DNA, chromosome 5, nearly complete sequence genome encodes these proteins:
- a CDS encoding uncharacterized protein (COG:S;~EggNog:ENOG410PZ4C;~SECRETED:SignalP(1-30);~TransMembrane:1 (n14-25c30/31o182-205i)) — MAGPIGMGAVLRSCVNAFVLLLVFGSPAIAQFCSFWSGSCLDALAQTAVSFNFPPLFEESLNLYYGFDANSRGKGQEPMTKVSFWLGYSAHLNNSVINSNRTSEIALRVGNLTGTPSGSNNGCDGVWGAQCSYDLITMLKQALFGLTTSGSYYDDPLDTVLSEMLINQPVLSNCPPPLFDVAAIPSICMLAPVFVLPLFIESILLTKESFCSRNRYHTSCNPPNVRV, encoded by the coding sequence ATGGCCGGCCCTATTGGAATGGGGGCAGTCCTCCGATCTTGTGTAAATGCCTTCGTTCTATTGCTTGTTTTTGGATCGCCCGCGATAGCTCAGTTCTGCTCATTTTGGAGTGGTAGCTGTCTTGATGCCCTGGCTCAGACTGCCGtctccttcaacttcccGCCTCTGTTTGAAGAGAGTCTCAACCTCTACTATGGATTCGATGCCAACTCTCGAGGAAAAGGCCAGGAACCTATGACTAAGGTCAGCTTCTGGCTTGGATACAGTGCTCATCTCAATAACTCTGTTATCAACTCCAACCGCACCTCCGAGATTGCCTTGCGGGTGGGAAATCTTACCGGAACGCCGTCAGGTTCCAACAATGGCTGCGATGGCGTGTGGGGCGCACAGTGCTCGTACGACTTGATCACTATGTTGAAGCAGGCCTTGTTTGGACTCACCACCAGTGGAAGTTACTACGATGACCCTCTGGATACGGTTTTGAGTGAGATGCTCATCAACCAGCCCGTACTCTCCAATTGCCCTCCACCTCTATTCGACGTCGCTGCCATTCCCTCTATTTGTATGTTGGCTCCGGTTTTTGTTTTACCTCTTTTTATTGAGTCTATTTTACTGACTAAAGAAAGCTTTTGCTCAAGAAACCGATATCACACGAGTTGCAACCCTCCAAACGTCCGGGTCTAG
- a CDS encoding uncharacterized protein (COG:S;~EggNog:ENOG410PN4P;~InterPro:IPR012674,IPR008729;~PFAM:PF05870;~go_function: GO:0016831 - carboxy-lyase activity [Evidence IEA]) has translation MPVVPSLKDTPFDTDIRDRHLIYDYAAQDAQGNPEKWRYEMWFYNEDRIVYAIHGGPMAGRKNFQTATYQCIRPGELWQCNWLEETGTICSLVYDIPRKRITTLLGFSKGHWEEAEAAHGDKRNAKDLERWRGLAAIGKQTDRKLLSEQADILEDFRGPGDLEPIDMEWPTL, from the coding sequence ATGCCAGTCGTTCCTTCGCTGAAAGATACCCCGTTCGACACCGACATTCGCGACCGTCATTTGATATATGATTACGCCGCGCAGGACGCCCAAGGCAACCCCGAGAAATGGCGCTATGAAATGTGGTTTTATAACGAGGACCGCATCGTCTATGCCATCCACGGCGGTCCCATGGCCGGCCGGAAGAACTTTCAAACGGCCACGTACCAGTGCATTCGACCGGGCGAGCTCTGGCAGTGCAATTGGCTTGAGGAGACCGGTACCATATGTTCGCTGGTGTACGACATTCCACGAAAGCGCATCACCACGTTGCTGGGCTTCTCCAAGGGACATTGGGAGGAAGCGGAGGCGGCTCACGGCGACAAGCGGAATGCGAAGGATCTGGAAAGATGGAGGGGGTTGGCCGCGATTGGCAAGCAAACGGATCGGAAGCTCCTGAGCGAACAAGCAGACATCCTCGAGGATTTCCGAGGCCCTGGTGATTTGGAGCCGATTGACATGGAATGGCCGACATTATAG
- a CDS encoding MARVEL domain-containing protein (COG:U;~EggNog:ENOG410PSG0;~InterPro:IPR008253;~PFAM:PF01284;~TransMembrane:4 (i12-34o40-59i71-93o130-150i);~antiSMASH:Cluster_5.9;~go_component: GO:0016020 - membrane [Evidence IEA]) — translation MVAKAIQLGLRIWEFLWTLLVMALIGNMIAEAFAGNPSTINYTMFVAAFSMFTLFYLFPATINIDWAIHPIFLIAIDTLNAILFLTAAIALAAKLECHSCSNDSYTLHNEITNGAHNRTKRCREAQASTAFLWFAWAGYTASMILSIIMSRQTSVNLRGRTGPARGVTRPSMAQV, via the exons ATGGTTGCCAAAGCTATCCAGCTCGGTCTACGGATCTGGGAG TTCCTCTGGACTCTGCTCGTCATGGCCCTGATCGGTAACATGATCGCTGAAGCGTTCGCTGGGAACCCGTCGACCATCAACTACACCATGTTCGTTGCAGCTTTCTCGATGTTCACACTCTTCTATCTATTCCCAGCGACTATCAATATTGACTGGGCCATCCACCCAATCTTCTTGATCGCTATCGACACGCTCAATGCGATCCTGTTCCTTACAGCCGCCATTGCTCTGGCTGCGAAGTTGGAATGCCACAGCTGCAGCAACGAT TCCTACACGCTCCACAACGAAATCACCAACGGTGCCCATAACCGCACGAAGCGTTGCCGCGAGGCTCAGGCCTCGACGGCATTCCTGTGGTTCGCCTGGGCTGGCTACACGGCCTCGATGATTCTGTCGATCATCATGTCCCGCCAGACAAGTGTCAACCTTCGTGGACGCACCGGTCCTGCTCGCGGTGTTACTCGCCCCAGCATGGCTCAAGTCTAA
- a CDS encoding zinc-binding alcohol dehydrogenase family protein (COG:C;~EggNog:ENOG410PMCP;~InterPro:IPR013149,IPR036291,IPR011032,IPR020843;~PFAM:PF00107,PF13602;~SMCOG1028:crotonyl-CoA reductase / alcohol dehydrogenase;~antiSMASH:Cluster_5.9;~go_function: GO:0016491 - oxidoreductase activity [Evidence IEA];~go_process: GO:0055114 - oxidation-reduction process [Evidence IEA]), whose product MVKAIAVTAPETISVVSDWPKPTLRHDCILVKVVSVALNPTDWKSALRSTPIVTVGCDYAGIVVDVGPAVTKPFRAGDRVFGVIRGCNPNLPYNGAFSEYILAPGDLQCAIPENLSFQEAATLGVGMGTIAQSLYQSLQLAPFDHPLAQPEPILVYGGATATGTLAIQFAKLSGYEVITTCSPETEELVKSRGADHVFDYKDPEAADKIRDVTQDRLKLVLDTISTDETAAFCGRAMSSQGGDYTAMIDSKVPRADVRSRWTLGYTVFGEELTFRGVRIPASLEDRTFASEWMEKAAKLLADGRVVPHPVKLGSGGLQGVIEGLKLLKEGKVRGCKLVYNVDEIA is encoded by the coding sequence ATGGTCAAAGCCATTGCCGTCACTGCTCCCGAGACTATCTCCGTGGTGAGCGACTGGCCCAAGCCTACCCTCCGTCATGACTGCATCCTCGTCAAAGTGGTGAGCGTCGCGCTTAACCCCACTGACTGGAAATCCGCCCTTCGAAGCACTCCCATCGTCACTGTTGGCTGTGACTACGCCGGCATCGTAGTAGACGTCGGCCCTGCAGTCACGAAACCCTTTCGGGCCGGTGATCGCGTCTTTGGCGTCATTCGCGGCTGCAACCCCAATCTCCCCTACAATGGAGCATTCTCAGAGTACATCCTCGCTCCAGGTGACCTGCAGTGCGCCATACCGGAAAACCTCAGCTTCCAGGAAGCTGCAACCCTAGGTGTCGGCATGGGCACCATTGCTCAATCTCTGTACCAAAGCCTGCAGCTCGCACCGTTTGATCATCCATTGGCCCAGCCGGAACCGATTCTCGTCTACGGCGGTGCGACGGCCACAGGGACTCTGGCAATTCAGTTTGCGAAGCTGTCCGGGTACGAGGTGATTACGACGTGTTCGCCCGAGACTGAGGAGCTAGTGAAGAGCCGTGGTGCCGACCATGTGTTTGACTACAAGGATCCCGAGGCGGCTGACAAGATCCGCGACGTTACGCAGGATCGTCTGAAGTTGGTGCTGGATACCATCTCGACAGACGAGACGGCGGCATTTTGTGGACGGGCTATGAGCTCCCAGGGCGGTGATTATACGGCGATGATAGACAGCAAGGTGCCTCGTGCGGATGTACGCAGTCGCTGGACGCTGGGGTATACGGTATTCGGTGAGGAGTTGACGTTTCGGGGTGTGCGTATCCCTGCGAGCCTGGAGGATCGGACCTTTGCGTCAGAGTGGATGGAAAAGGCGGCCAAGTTGTTGGCGGATGGCAGGGTTGTTCCTCATCCTGTGAAGCTTGGGTCTGGTGGCTTGCAGGGTGTCATTGAAGGACTGAAACTCTTGAAGGAAGGTAAGGTCAGGGGGTGTAAGTTGGTGTATAATGTGGATGAGATTGCTTGA